The Thermodesulfovibrionales bacterium DNA window AGTCGCGTCTCTCTCTTCTGATAAACCGGCATGGGACAAGGCGATCGCGGATCTTGCTGCTGTCATCAAAACCAGACACTACTCGCCCAAGACGCTCTCGTCATACACGATCTGGGTCAATAAGTTTCGCGGCTTCAAAAAAGGAACACACCCTTCTTCTCTCACTACAACGGATGTCAAGGACTTCCTTACCCATCTCGCTGTCACGTGTAATGTATCCCCCTCATCACAGAACCCACAGCGACGTAAGGACCACGATGATCTATACCCATTGCGTGCCGAGCAGGACGGTAAAAGAGGCAAGAAGTCCCTTAGATTTTTGAGCGGCCCTTGTATTAAACATAGTGGCGCCGGTTAACGGCTACAGAGTCCGCTTGATATTCTTCA harbors:
- a CDS encoding phage integrase N-terminal SAM-like domain-containing protein; the protein is MISVPIEIVQQFESKLAKHSVPSVQHGYYKKWLRYYLDFCSKYHCADASSKSLPLFLKKLKEKRQTDMQIKQAAHAISLYLDLMTRFNTSRVPAESKALAPVTSAVASLSSDKPAWDKAIADLAAVIKTRHYSPKTLSSYTIWVNKFRGFKKGTHPSSLTTTDVKDFLTHLAVTCNVSPSSQNPQRRKDHDDLYPLRAEQDGKRGKKSLRFLSGPCIKHSGAG